The window AGCTCATCTGCGGCGCGTCATCAATCACCAACTTGGTTTGGTTGGCGTGATCGATCGCGATGGCATACTTGTTGAGGTCGATGACCGAAGTTTGGAAATCGCCAAAGTTGCTCGCCAAGATGTGATTGGAAAACACTTTGCCGAAGCGCCTTGGTGGACGTATGACCCGAGGGTTGCCGCCCGGGTGAGAGAGGCGATGCAGCGAGCGTTTGCCGGCGAAGTGGTTCGGTTTGACGTGTCGTTGTTTGCGTACGGCGAGGAAGGTGTTCGCATCGATTTCATGATCGCACCGGTGATCAACGACGAAGGTGAAGTCGAGTTCCTGATCCCATCCGGGACCGACATCCGAGACCGTCATCGGGCGGAAGTCGAGCTGCGCAAAAGCGAGCGACTTGTTCGCACGATCGCTGAGAATTCGACTCAGGGTTTGGTGATGATGGATGCCACCGGTCATGTGATCTATTGCAACCAGGCGTTGCTTGACATGACTGGTTTCGATTCAGAAGAGATCCGATCGGCGCCGCTTCACGATTTGATTCACCATCACTATCCCGATGGGCGTCCATATCCGATGTCAGAGTGTCCGATCGACCGGGCACTTCCGGAGGACTTTTCCGTTCGCGCTCATGAAGATCTGTTCTTTCGAAAAGATGGCAGTTCGTTTTCCGTTGTATGTGCGGCGAGTCCGATCTTTGAGGACGGCAAACCTGTCTCGACGGTGATTGAGGTTCGCGACACAACGGTTCAGAAGGCTCACGAAGTCGAACTCAAACGTGCTGCTGCTCGGCTGGACAAGTCGTTGGCGTTCGCTGGCATTGCCGCGTGGGGTTGGGACCATAGCGAACAGCGTTTGATTCTCGACGTGCCGCTCAGGCGGATGTGGGGTTTCGACGATGAGCAGGATGTCACGCTGGACGACTTTGCCCAGCGAATCACACCGAACCATCGCGATCGGGTGGTTGCATCGATCACCAATGCGATGAAGACCTTCTCGAGCTATCGGGAAGAGTACACGATTGATTTGCCGTCTGGGAATCAACGCTGGATTCGCGCGATCGGACAAGTGGTTGCCGACGGGAACGGCGGCATCGCGGACTTCTTCGGTGTCACGATGGACGTGACTGCTGATCTGCGACGGCAAGTCAAAGCACGAGTTCGTTCGGAGTTGTTGGAACAACTCAGCGAGTTGACAGACCCGGAAGCGATCATGCAACTGGCGACGCAGCGGATTCGAAAACACTTTTCCGCATCACGTTGCTACTTGGCTTACATCCGACTGGACGCTCAGACCACGGAAGTGTTCCACGAGTCGCACGACGAACATCTATCGCCAATCGTCGGGACTCATCAAATCAGAGACTTTCTGAACGACCATGAGATGCGAGAAATCGAATCGGGCAAACCGGTCCGAATCGATGACATCAGCCAATCAGGTCGAAGCTCGGAAAAAGTTCAGCAATTTGCGGACTTGGGAATCGCGGCGGTGACCCAGGGTTCCTTCGAAGCGACGAAGGTTTTGCATCGAACGTTGTTCATCACCAAAGACAAACCGTATCGATGGCGTGACGATGAGGTTCGTTTCTTAGACAACCTGACCGAGATGGTTTACCTGCGCATCGAGCGAGCTGAATCGCAGCTCGAACTCGAACAAGCCCGCGCGGTTGCCGAAGCGGCGAGCCAATCCAAGAGTGCATTCGTCGCGAACATGTCGCACGAGATTCGCACACCGATGACGGCGATCTTGGGTTATGCCGATTTGGTTCGGGACATGATCGAGGACCCGCAAGCCATTGAGCATTTGGAGACGATCCGGCGGAACGGCGACTACCTTCTCGAAATCATCAACGACATATTGGATTTGTCGAAGATCGAAGCCGGCAAATTAGAAGTCAATCACGAAAAGTTCGAGCCCGCCCGTTTGATCGAAGACGTCCGCAGCATCATGGAGGTGCGTGCGAAAGAAGGTGGGCTTTCGTTGGACGTTCAGTACATCGGTTTGCTGCCCAAAACGATCGAATCCGATGGGAAGCGATTGAAGCAGATCCTGATCAACTTGGTCGGCAATGCGATCAAGTTCACGCAGAAAGGCTGGGTGCAAATCCGAGTTCGATTCAACAAGTTGTTGCACATCGACATCGTCGACACTGGAATTGGGATGAGCGACGAACAACAGAAACGTTTGTTCAAACCGTTCTCGCAAGGCGATGCCAGTGTGACGCGGACCTTTGGAGGAACCGGTTTGGGGTTGGCGATCAGCAAACGGCTGACCGAGATGCTTGGCGGAACGATCATTGCCAGCAGCACGGAAGGCGTTGGCAGCACATTCACCGTGTCGGTCGCGGTCGGTGATTTGGCCGATGTCGCGATGGTAGACT of the Rhodopirellula baltica SH 1 genome contains:
- a CDS encoding PAS domain S-box protein gives rise to the protein MTDPDSPLIVGVGASVAGQEAFRLLAEASSRIVWIADCDGKFIEDSPSWRAFTGQTIDQLASTRWLDTVHPEDQRSVADALKDSRRDGGVSVEFRLRRHDGAFIGVQVQGVPQRQPEGSIDCWVLMSSAIDDPGTHQSKQASLSESAGQPKTARQSEAAEREAHLRRVINHQLGLVGVIDRDGILVEVDDRSLEIAKVARQDVIGKHFAEAPWWTYDPRVAARVREAMQRAFAGEVVRFDVSLFAYGEEGVRIDFMIAPVINDEGEVEFLIPSGTDIRDRHRAEVELRKSERLVRTIAENSTQGLVMMDATGHVIYCNQALLDMTGFDSEEIRSAPLHDLIHHHYPDGRPYPMSECPIDRALPEDFSVRAHEDLFFRKDGSSFSVVCAASPIFEDGKPVSTVIEVRDTTVQKAHEVELKRAAARLDKSLAFAGIAAWGWDHSEQRLILDVPLRRMWGFDDEQDVTLDDFAQRITPNHRDRVVASITNAMKTFSSYREEYTIDLPSGNQRWIRAIGQVVADGNGGIADFFGVTMDVTADLRRQVKARVRSELLEQLSELTDPEAIMQLATQRIRKHFSASRCYLAYIRLDAQTTEVFHESHDEHLSPIVGTHQIRDFLNDHEMREIESGKPVRIDDISQSGRSSEKVQQFADLGIAAVTQGSFEATKVLHRTLFITKDKPYRWRDDEVRFLDNLTEMVYLRIERAESQLELEQARAVAEAASQSKSAFVANMSHEIRTPMTAILGYADLVRDMIEDPQAIEHLETIRRNGDYLLEIINDILDLSKIEAGKLEVNHEKFEPARLIEDVRSIMEVRAKEGGLSLDVQYIGLLPKTIESDGKRLKQILINLVGNAIKFTQKGWVQIRVRFNKLLHIDIVDTGIGMSDEQQKRLFKPFSQGDASVTRTFGGTGLGLAISKRLTEMLGGTIIASSTEGVGSTFTVSVAVGDLADVAMVDYSHTFDADHDETSSKYADGSLGTGVNRLAGVEKPLRCHVLVVDDRHDIRFLSRALLTKAGATVDECEDGQLAVDYMTDRLNNDDCPDLILLDMQMPNLDGYETARTLRRMGYSGWIIALTADAMQGDMNECLEAGCNDYLSKPIDANRMIGLIAQFTQSNSDAVERKGN